In Oreochromis niloticus isolate F11D_XX linkage group LG18, O_niloticus_UMD_NMBU, whole genome shotgun sequence, one genomic interval encodes:
- the e2f5 gene encoding transcription factor E2F5 isoform X2: MEFETTETARSTPSRHEKSLGLLTIKFVSLLQEAKDGVLDLKVAADSLAVKQKRRIYDITNVLEGVGLIEKKNKNVIQWRGENIASQTEEVLEQVNVLKAQIAELEAQEKELDNQKAWLEENIKHLNHDPVLNTYKFVTHEDICSAFSGETLLAVVAPAGTQLEVPLPEMVVLINRDSDSRVPVVFSVPPTDDICQMPTPPSTPASLQRFPLSVSTSNTNTTSCCSQESLCSDHQMVLPEHDDVLTPSATPPDVQMVCHGRPVMGLEQQEMDLVDQEFQSVLDVSSLLKLSATEDHMKDNQEGAVDLIDELMSTDGIDYSFNLDDNEGVCDLFDVQILNY; encoded by the exons ATGGAGTTTGAGACGACTGAGACCGCACGCTCGACACCGAGTCGCCATGAGAAAAGTTTGGGGCTCCTCACCATTAAGTTTGTCAGCCTGCTCCAAGAAGCCAAGGACGGGGTTCTTGATTTGAAAGTG gctgcagacagctTGGCAGtgaagcagaagaggaggataTATGATATCACCAATGTACTGGAAGGGGTGGGGCTAattgagaagaaaaacaagaatgtAATCCAGTGGAG GGGCGAGAACATAGCCAGCCAAACTGAGGAGGTTTTGGAGCAGGTAAACGTCTTAAAGGCCCAAATTGCTGAGCTGGAAGCCCAAGAGAAAGAGCTGGACAACCAGAAGGCCTGGCTGGAGGAGAACATCAAGCACTTGAACCATGATCCCGTTCTCAACAC ATATAAATTTGTGACGCATGAAGACATCTGCAGCGCTTTTAGTGGAGAAACCCTTCTTGCTGTCGTGGCTCCTGCTGGGACTCAGCTGGAGGTGCCACTGCCAGAAATG GTCGTGCTCATCAACAGAGATTCAGATTCCAGAGTGCCTGTGGTCTTCTCTGTACCCCCCACCGATGACATCTGTCAGATGCCAACTCCACCCAGCACCCCTGCGAGCCTGCAGAGATTCCCTCTTTCAGTTTCCACTTCCAACACCAACACCACCTCCTGCTGCAGCCAGGAGTCTCTCTGCTCAGACCACCAGATGGTGCTGCCAGAACATGATGATGTGCTGACTCCGTCGGCCACCCCTCCTGACGTGCAGATGG tctgtcacgGTCGACCAGTGATGGGGTTGGAGCAGCAGGAGATGGACCTGGTGGACCAGGAGTTCCAGTCTGTTCTGGACGTGAGCAGCCTACTGAAGCTCAGTGCCACTGAAGACCACATGAAGGATAACCAAGAGG GAGCTGTTGACCTGATTGATGAACTCATGTCCACTGATG GTATAGACTACAGCTTCAACCTGGATGACAACGAGGGAGTGTGTGACCTGTTTGATGTGCAGATCCTGAATTACTAA
- the ackr4a gene encoding atypical chemokine receptor 4 has translation MDFSEEDYDYENTSYNFTYDDYPAVCEKGDIRSFAALFLPIMYTVCLVVGLAGNVLVVAVYAYHKRLKTMTDAFLTHLAVADLLLLLTLPFWAADAARGWELGEVVCKIVSACYTVNFTCCMLLLACISLDRYLSLVRAQGRDRRQWLQRAFTRKCCWKVCLAVWVTAFLLGLPDLILSEVRQASDRSVCLAIYPSSMARGGKAVLEVVEVLLGFLLPLLVMVTCYWQVGCALRGLPDESRGKKWKALRVLLIVVGVFVMTQLPYNVVKVYRAMDTVYSLVTHCGASKVLDQAAQVTESLALTHCCLNPILYAFVGSSFKMHMMKVAKKFEAKRRKRGSKITETNVEEGMEMSFNSHTASQETRDTFSI, from the coding sequence ATGGATTTCTCAGAGGAAGACTACGACTATGAAAACACCAGCTACAACTTCACCTATGATGATTATCCTGCTGTATGCGAGAAAGGGGACATCCGATCTTTTGCAGCCCTCTTCCTGCCCATCATGTACACCGTGTGTCTGGTGGTGGGACTGGCTGGAAACGTTTTAGTCGTGGCTGTCTATGCCTACCACAAACGCCTGAAGACCATGACAGATGCCTTCTTGACCCACCTGGCTGTGGCCGACTTGCTCCTGCTCCTCACGCTCCCTTTCTGGGCTGCTGATGCTGCAAGGGGCTGGGAGCTAGGGGAGGTTGTTTGTAAAATCGTGTCTGCCTGCTACACCGTGAATTTCACCTGCTGCATGTTGCTGCTGGCGTGCATCAGCTTGGATCGTTATTTATCTCTGGTCAGAGCACAGGGTAGAGACCGAAGACAATGGCTACAGAGGGCGTTCACCAGGAAATGCTGTTGGAAGGTGTGTTTAGCTGTTTGGGTGACAGCTTTCCTCCTTGGCCTTCCTGATTTAATACTCTCAGAAGTGAGGCAGGCATCTGATAGAAGTGTCTGTCTAGCCATCTATCCTTCATCTATGGCTCGAGGAGGTAAAGCTGTCCTGGAGGTGGTCGAGGTGTTGCTGGGATTCCTACTTCCTCTGCTGGTCATGGTGACCTGCTACTGGCAGGTGGGCTGTGCACTCCGGGGCCTCCCTGATGAGAGCAGAGGGAAGAAGTGGAAAGCTCTGCGTGTCCTTCTCATTGTCGTAGGGGTGTTTGTGATGACTCAGCTGCCTTACAATGTGGTTAAGGTGTATCGGGCAATGGATACAGTCTACAGCTTAGTAACCCACTGCGGGGCGAGTAAGGTGCTTGATCAGGCGGCTCAGGTGACGGAAAGCCTGGCTCTCACTCACTGCTGTTTGAACCCGATCCTCTATGCCTTTGTGGGGTCTTCCTTCAAGATGCACATGATGAAAGTGGCCAAGAAGTTTGAAGCGAAGCGAAGGAAGAGGGGAagcaaaataacagaaacaaatgTGGAGGAGGGGATGGAAATGTCATTCAACTCCCACACTGCATCCCAAGAGACAAGAGACACATTCTCAATATGA
- the e2f5 gene encoding transcription factor E2F5 isoform X1: MEFETTETARSTPSRHEKSLGLLTIKFVSLLQEAKDGVLDLKVAADSLAVKQKRRIYDITNVLEGVGLIEKKNKNVIQWRGENIASQTEEVLEQVNVLKAQIAELEAQEKELDNQKAWLEENIKHLNHDPVLNTYKFVTHEDICSAFSGETLLAVVAPAGTQLEVPLPEMGQSGQKKYQVNLRSHSAPIQVVLINRDSDSRVPVVFSVPPTDDICQMPTPPSTPASLQRFPLSVSTSNTNTTSCCSQESLCSDHQMVLPEHDDVLTPSATPPDVQMVCHGRPVMGLEQQEMDLVDQEFQSVLDVSSLLKLSATEDHMKDNQEGAVDLIDELMSTDGIDYSFNLDDNEGVCDLFDVQILNY; encoded by the exons ATGGAGTTTGAGACGACTGAGACCGCACGCTCGACACCGAGTCGCCATGAGAAAAGTTTGGGGCTCCTCACCATTAAGTTTGTCAGCCTGCTCCAAGAAGCCAAGGACGGGGTTCTTGATTTGAAAGTG gctgcagacagctTGGCAGtgaagcagaagaggaggataTATGATATCACCAATGTACTGGAAGGGGTGGGGCTAattgagaagaaaaacaagaatgtAATCCAGTGGAG GGGCGAGAACATAGCCAGCCAAACTGAGGAGGTTTTGGAGCAGGTAAACGTCTTAAAGGCCCAAATTGCTGAGCTGGAAGCCCAAGAGAAAGAGCTGGACAACCAGAAGGCCTGGCTGGAGGAGAACATCAAGCACTTGAACCATGATCCCGTTCTCAACAC ATATAAATTTGTGACGCATGAAGACATCTGCAGCGCTTTTAGTGGAGAAACCCTTCTTGCTGTCGTGGCTCCTGCTGGGACTCAGCTGGAGGTGCCACTGCCAGAAATG GGTCAGAGTGGTCAAAAGAAGTACCAGGTGAACCTGCGCAGCCACTCTGCTCCCATTCAGGTCGTGCTCATCAACAGAGATTCAGATTCCAGAGTGCCTGTGGTCTTCTCTGTACCCCCCACCGATGACATCTGTCAGATGCCAACTCCACCCAGCACCCCTGCGAGCCTGCAGAGATTCCCTCTTTCAGTTTCCACTTCCAACACCAACACCACCTCCTGCTGCAGCCAGGAGTCTCTCTGCTCAGACCACCAGATGGTGCTGCCAGAACATGATGATGTGCTGACTCCGTCGGCCACCCCTCCTGACGTGCAGATGG tctgtcacgGTCGACCAGTGATGGGGTTGGAGCAGCAGGAGATGGACCTGGTGGACCAGGAGTTCCAGTCTGTTCTGGACGTGAGCAGCCTACTGAAGCTCAGTGCCACTGAAGACCACATGAAGGATAACCAAGAGG GAGCTGTTGACCTGATTGATGAACTCATGTCCACTGATG GTATAGACTACAGCTTCAACCTGGATGACAACGAGGGAGTGTGTGACCTGTTTGATGTGCAGATCCTGAATTACTAA